The following coding sequences lie in one Crassostrea angulata isolate pt1a10 chromosome 10, ASM2561291v2, whole genome shotgun sequence genomic window:
- the LOC128165789 gene encoding ribonuclease H1-like has product MGSIMGKAMDENLKKNQEFMKQMNQIVLERQIQMQNQMREKQMAMMVARSRDLFQWFGAFYATYAFAAIAANMKSKGKNKAMVAPLLPLTFILGYQYDLAYGEKMERMRKEADRVLDNESYLLNMPHGLPSFETIEAGRQKAKLDSILNKHTSGRDSCKAQVHGYGGARYKKFNSPEEAQAFVNGQDSGGFSNYTSGGQSSYKYSWDSAQSYSSCYSNETPQHSSHYSYQHQKKYTSGHRSSPYTCSSRQYSSSSTSSGSTYKGFEEDHVYTDGCCRNNGRDNPVAGVGVYWGPDHPSNVSERLPGRATNNRAEIHAARIAVKQAKEKGMGSVTVVTDSQFLINGITSWIHKWKKNGWTLSDNTKVKNEEDWKSLDSEMQGIDVKFKHVPGHRGVDGNEAADRLANEGAMKIMQKKSWFN; this is encoded by the exons ATGGGGTCTATCATGGGAAAAGCTATGGATGAGAACTTGAAGAAAAATCAGGAATTTATGAAGCAAATGAACCAAATTGTC TTAGAAAGACAGATTCAGATGCAGAATCAGATGAGAGAAAAACAAATGGCCATGATGGTAGCTCGATCAAGGGACCTCTTCCAGTGGTTTGGTGCTTTTTATGCCACCTATGCATTTGCAGCAATTGCAGC GAATATGAAATCCAAAGGGAAGAACAAAGCTATGGTAGCTCCACTATTGCCTCTCACATTTATCCTAGGATATCAGTATGACCTTGCGTATGGAGAAAAAATGGAAAGGATGAGAA AGGAAGCTGACCGGGTCCTTGACAACGAGTCCTACCTGCTGAACATGCCTCACGGTCTCCCATCATTTGAGACCATCGAGGCTGGAAGACAAAAGGCCAAGCTGGATAGCATA CTAAATAAACATACTTCAGGTAG GGATTCTTGTAAAGCTCAAGTGCACGGATATGGTGGAGCACGTTACAAGAAGTTTAACTCACCAGAGGAGGCCCAAGCCTTTGTCAATGGACAAGACAGTGGGGGCTTCTCAAATTATACAAGTGGTGGCCAGTCAAGTTACAAGTATTCATGGGATTCAGCGCAGAGTTATAGCTCATGCTACAGTAATGAAACTCCTCAACATAGCAGTCATTACTCATACCAACATCAGAAGAAATACACTTCAGGGCACCGCAGTAGTCCTTATACCTGTAGCAGTCGGCAGTATTCAAGCTCTTCAACATCAAGTG GTTCCACTTACAAAGGCTTTGAGGAGGATCATGTTTACACAGATGGATGTTGTCGTAATAATGGACGAGATAATCCTGTGGCTGGTGTAGGAGTTTACTGGGGCCCTGATCACCCAAG CAATGTAAGTGAGAGGTTACCTGGAAGAGCTACCAACAACAGagcagaaatacat GCAGCAAGAATTGCTGTGAAACAAGCCAAAGAAAAGGGAATGGGAAGTGTTACAGTTGTGACAGATAGCCAATTTCTTATCAATG GAATAACAAGTTGGATTCACAAATGGAAGAAAAATGGCTGGACATTATCGGACAACACGAAAGTCAAAAATGAGGAGGACTGGAAATCGTTAGATTCTGAGATGCAGGGCATCGACGTCAAATTT AAACATGTCCCTGGTCATAGAGGAGTGGATGGGAATGAGGCTGCAGACAGGCTGGCCAATGAAGGAGCCATGAAAATTATGCAAAAGAAGTCATGGTTCAACTGA
- the LOC128165788 gene encoding uncharacterized protein LOC128165788 yields MRKFFKMKMKSMWIRFCFIALNFLINMTEGNSGKRATLNLTSLCKDEAFFGVSENLIGNKCTITFNLSQNRSNPLPVVYRFFLNSSVFRVPLDTAPPTKTLYNVVLTCILYKPIPYITTELTGECLKDQNVGTTPESEVIYKPRTIFSSSVQDIVLGIVFSVFALSIVFVTVYYQYRRYRRRRRMQQYLSTPHTDPFERLQDHMEE; encoded by the exons ATGCGTAAATtcttcaaaatgaaaatgaaatctatGTGGattagattttgttttattgcatTAA attttttgataaatatgacAGAAGGAAATAGTGGTAAACGAGCAACTCTGAACCTGACCAGCTTATGCAAAGATGAAGCGTTCTTTGGAGTTTCCGAGAACCTTATAGGCAACAAATGTACTATAACTTTTAATCTCAGTCAAAACAGGTCAAACCCTTTGCCTGTGGTTTACAGATTTTTTCTAAACAGTAGTGTGTTCAGAGTTCCTTTAGACACTGCACCTCCAACAAAGACTTTATACAATGTAGTTTTGACATGTATTTTATACAAACCTATACCTTACATCACAACTGAATTAACAG GAGAATGCCTGAAGGATCAGAATGTTGGCACTACACCTGAGTCAGAAGTGATTTATAAACCACGCACAATTTTCTCTTCCTCTGTGCAGGACATTGTTTTGGGCATTGTGTTTAGTGTTTTTGCATTATCGATTGTGTTTGTGACTGTGTATTATCAGTACCGGAGGTACCGGCGACGGCGGAGAATGCAGCAGTACCTCAG TACTCCCCACACAGATCCATTTGAGCGACTACAGGATCATATGGAGGAATGA
- the LOC128168072 gene encoding methylthioribose-1-phosphate isomerase-like: MTLEAIKYENDTLEILDQLLLPGEHKYIPISSVEDGWKAIKLMQVRGAPAIAIVGCLSLAVELKKTSFSSKEELSKFIEEKLNYLVTSRPTAVNMGKAAKKFIQKSESLTTNSKFTLQDMLKRIVTAIEEMLPNDISVNKTLSKYGADHILQLFNDEPVDILTHCNTGSLATAGYGTALGVIRTLHERKKLLHVYCTETRPYNQGARLTAYEHVYEKMPATLICDSMVSTLMDRRGVSAVIVGADRVVVNGDTANKIGTYQLAIAAKHHDIPFYVACPTTTFDPHLETGKDIHIEERPHEEMTHFNGVSVAAPGINCWNPAFDVTPASLITGGIVTEFGVFKPSELAEKLVPIMMSLHLEDPDHVNTGPDPSLSIVEELPLTRHQHRAPTPKYGSVSKDPKIDRCKSGLDLKTMWVEIGLILVEILTACADGLTMEGCENGWTFHKHLCYQLNSDPYGTLTHGEAIAVCMAKGADLTSVWGKKERDFIAQELLSTSKEESAWIGLRQDYRGNKYVWTWSDGSPADEASWKYGNTDDFTGLCGILRTDGTEDLRNCTDPLRTFICKKNLKMWYVVSDVFENAYRDEDFSVEPQKLLFERVWPPKVEFINDYLKHLAKTTVSKETDCAYKCFRANACRAFSVQCIVNWNCEKYDCEVYRPNAF; this comes from the exons ATGACTTTGGAAGCTATCAAGTATGAAAATGACACGCTGGAAATTTTAGACCAGCTCTTACTACCCGGTGAACACAAGTATATTCCCATATCCTCGGTGGAGGACGGATGGAAGGCGATAAAACTCATGCAA GTGAGGGGAGCGCCCGCTATCGCCATTGTGGGTTGTCTGAGTTTAGCGGTAGAGCTGAAGAAAACATCGTTTTCCAGCAAAGAAGAATTGTCCAAATTTATTGAAGAGAAGCTGAACTATCTTGTCACTTCACGGCCAACTGCTGTCAATATGGGCAAGGCAGCTAAGAAATTCATACAGAAATCGGAATCattaacaactaattcaaaattCACGCTACAGGATATGCTGAAAAG AATAGTGACAGCGATCGAGGAAATGCTTCCCAATGACATCTCTGTGAACAAGACCCTGAGTAAGTATGGCGCCGATCACATCCTACAGCTGTTCAATGACGAGCCCGTGGACATCTTGACCCACTGTAACACTGGCTCACTGGCCACCGCGGGGTACGGCACGGCACTAG GTGTCATTCGAACTTTACACGAAAGAAAGAAATTACTGCATGTGTACTGCACAGAAACTCGCCCCTACAACCAAGGCGCGCGCCTGACTGCTTATGAACATGTATACGAGAAGATGCCGGCCACTCTGATCTGTGACAGTATGGTGTCCACCCTGATGGACCGCCGGGGGGTGTCCGCCGTGATCGTGGGGGCAGACCGGGTGGTGGTCAATGGGGACACGGCCAACAAGATCGGGACCTACCAGCTGGCCATAGCGGCGAAGCACCACGACATCCCGTTCTATGTGGCTTGTCCAACCACCACATTTGACCCACATCTTGAGACGGGGAAAGACATCCACATCGAGGAAAGACCCCACGAAGAGATGACCCACTTCAATGGCGTCTCAGTTGCCGCACCAG gTATTAACTGTTGGAACCCGGCCTTTGACGTGACCCCAGCGTCACTGATTACTGGGGGGATCGTCACAGAGTTTGGGGTGTTCAAGCCGTCGGAACTGGCGGAGAAACTGGTGCCCATCATGATGTCCCTGCACCTGGAGGACCCTGACCATGTTAACACGGGTCCGGATCCATC GCTATCGATCGTCGAGGAGCTCCCACTAACAAGGCACCAGCACCGCGCACCGACTCCCAAATATGGATCTGTATCCAAAGATCCCAAAATAGATAGGTGTAAATCAGGACTGGATCTGAAGACAATGTGGGTCGAGATCGGCTTGATTCTGGTGGAGATCTTAACTGCATGTGCAGATG gACTAACCATGGAGGGGTGTGAAAATGGGTGGACGTTTCACAAACACCTCTGCTATCAGTTGAACTCTGACCCCTACGGCACCCTGACCCACGGGGAGGCGATCGCAGTGTGCATGGCCAAGGGTGCGGATCTGACAAGTGTCTGGGGCAAAAAGGAGAGAGACTTCATTGCGCAGGAACTTCTCAGC ACAAGCAAAGAGGAGAGTGCGTGGATAGGACTGAGACAGGATTACCGTGGCAACAAGTACGTGTGGACGTGGTCGGACGGGTCACCGGCGGACGAAGCCAGCTGGAAATATG GAAACACTGACGACTTCACCGGACTGTGCGGGATCCTCCGGACGGACGGGACAGAGGATCTCCGGAACTGCACGGACCCGCTCCGGACTTTTATCTGCAAGAAGA ACCTGAAAATGTGGTACGTGGTTAGTGATGTTTTTGAGAACGCCTACCGTGACGAAGATTTTAGCGTGGAGCCACAGAAGCTTCTATTTGAGAGGGTGTGGCCTCCAAAAGTGGAGTTCATTAATGACTACCTGAAACACCTCGCCAAGACGACTGTCTCCAAGGAAACGGATTGTGCGTACAAGTGTTTCCGGGCGAATGCGTGCAGGGCTTTCTCTGTACAATGTATAGTAAACTGGAACTGTGAAAAGTACGACTGTGAGGTTTACCGTCCAAACGCGTTTTGA
- the LOC128165786 gene encoding uncharacterized protein LOC128165786 yields the protein MTEVNCDLISLAQKINSCLSLKHFNPLCFTTNSLLVMKEINEIISRVKEPDKLLMEIPNVFTLCDALVENPSCCDQSRESMSSVLSKFLFRCLKSFDKTNKEHKEKHEWAMKDIRKLLLPLNVYTISQIGVNRITVERIHLEQISRIVCQKTKELSERNIPERESELERCEDIVQNLIDLCDLSEIRAWESTIKSIGEFPTELRLRLCSRISEKLTRCSKETEEELSFTITEWMYLVCRPLVERDLLQLVSDCSHLVLPSSFLNKLQNSNLVRVCCRNTTLLHVCTEMLNSLLLRAWSSGVLKLFVNSFCKCTQRKENNTSILEQGLAIPTNLYGESVHPLLKHLQGFLIAREETMKAVHVKAISLELQKLEENGTAIQKERMCLLLVHHLDVCSRVIKFCLTCDKALITDCIEIISVYSSLEEAKQNHVKTAFPKVIECLRGLLHKVSLGIMDIRCAVMDASDVIHGALLGQLLIIFMLKAEQGLRHALDILQMAVGSNLAQHQLKALLTVHDSLNIQIDRWSASKQNQYRILLNSLSRGNETTELRSNELSAAVNYIVEKMS from the exons ATGACAGAGGTAAACTGCGATCTGATTTCACTAGCACAGAAAATCAACTCATGTTtgagtttaaaacattttaatccgTTGTGTTTTACAACAAACAGTCTGCTTGTCATGAaggaaattaatgaaataatttccaGAGTGAAG GAGCCCGATAAATTACTGATGGAGATTCCCAATGTGTTTACATTGTGTGACGCTTTGGTTGAGAATCCCAGTTGTTGTGACCAATCCAGGGAGTCAATGTCGTCTGTTCTATCCAAGTTTTTGTTTCGATGTTTGAAATCTTTTGATAAAACCAACAAGGAACACAAAGAAAAACACGAATGGGCCATG AAAGATATCAGGAAATTGCTGTTACCTCTAAACGTTTATACTATTAGTCAGATTGGAGTCAATAGGATAACAGTGGAGCGGATCCATTTGGAACAG atatcaAGAATAGTTTGTCAAAAAACCAAAGAGCTGAGTGAAAGAAACATCCCAGAAAGAGAGAGTGAACTGGAGCGGTGTGAAGATATTGTACAGAATTTGATAGATTTGTGTGATCTGTCAGAAATACGAGCATGGGAATCAACGATAAAGTCAATAGGGGAATTCCCGACAGAACTCCGGTTACGCCTCTGTTCACGTATCTCCGAGAAATTGACAAGGTGTTCCAAGGAGACAG AGGAAGAATTGTCCTTTACTATCACAGAATGGATGTACTTGGTGTGCAGACCGCTCGTGGAGAGAGATTTATTACAGCTAGTCAGCGACTGTAGCCATCTTGTTTTGCCCTCATCATTCCTGAACAAATTACAAAACTCaaatttg GTACGAGTTTGCTGTAGAAACACAACCTTATTGCATGTGTGTACAGAAATGCTGAACAGTCTACTGTTGAGAGCATGGAGCAGTGGAGTTCTAAAACTTTTCGTCAACTCTTTCTGTAAATGTACACAAAGAAAGGAAAACAATACTAGTATATTGGAGCAG GGTTTGGCAATTCCCACAAACCTGTATGGTGAATCTGTACACCCACTGTTGAAGCATCTGCAAGGATTCTTGATTGCAAGGG AAGAGACGATGAAAGCGGTGCACGTCAAGGCAATTTCCCTCGAGCTTCAGAAACTTGAGGAAAATGGAACTGCCATTCAGAAAGAGAGAATGTGTCTATTGCTGGTCCACCACCTGGACGTGTGCAGTAGAGTCATCAAGTTCTGTCTGACGTGTGATAAAGCG CTGATAACTGACTGTATAGAAATAATATCAGTGTACTCGAGCTTAGAAGAGGCAAAGCAAAACCATGTAAAG acagcaTTTCCAAAAGTGATAGAATGTCTGCGTGGTTTATTGCATAAAGTATCTTTAGGGATCATGGACATAAGATGTGCTGTGATGGACGCATCAGATGTGATCCACGGGGCTTTGCTAGGACAGCTTCTTATTATATTCATGTTAAAGGCTGAACAAGGATTGAGACATGCACTGGACATATTACAAATG GCAGTTGGAAGCAACCTGGCTCAACATCAGTTGAAAGCATTGTTAACAGTCCATGACAGTTTGAACATACAGATTGATAGATGGTCTGCAAGCAAACAAAACCAATACCGAATCCTACTGAACAGTTTGAGTCGTGGCAATGAAACAACTGAACTACGTAGCAATGAACTGAGCGCTGCAGTTAATTACATTGTTGAAAAGATGTCATAA